Part of the Theropithecus gelada isolate Dixy unplaced genomic scaffold, Tgel_1.0 HiC_scaffold_159, whole genome shotgun sequence genome, tggatcacttgatcccaggtgTTTAAGACCAagttggacaacatggtgaaaccccatctctaaaaaaaaatgaaaaaaagaaaaaacacaaccacaacaaaaagttagccaggtgtggtggtgcctgcctctagtcccagctacttgggaggctaaggtgggaggatcactttttAGCCTGAGGAAGTCAGAGCTATAATGAGCCAACGTcaaaccactgcattccagcctggacaatagagtgataccctgtctccaagggaaaaaaaaaaaacctaacgtGAAAACACCGTGTGGGTAGAGtgttgagagttttttgtttgtttgtttgtttgtttgtttgtttttgagatggagttttgctcttgttgcccaggctggagtgcaatggcacgatctcgactcactgcaacctccgcctcccaagttcaagtgattgtcctgcctcagcctcccgagtagctgggattacaggcacctgccaccatgcctggctaattttttgtatctttagtagagatggggtttcaccacgttggcaaggctggtctcaaactcctgacctcatgatctgcccaccttagcctcccaaagtgctgggattacaggtgtgagccactgcgcccggctgagagTTTTAATCTAGAGATGGTCCCCTTCTTGTTCCTGTCCTCTCTGGCTAAGGTTCTGGAATCCCGGAGCTGAAGACCATGTTGGCGGGTGTGATCTTGGAGGACTACCTGGATATCAAGAACTTTGGGGCCAAGGTGGTGGGCCTCTCCTGCACACTGGCCACGGGCAGCACCCTCTTCCTGGGCAAAGTGGTATGGGCAGGGGTGAGGGCACCCCAGCCACCCCACCCACCCAACCCTGCCCCAGCCTGTCCCCCATCACCCTACCAAAGCTGGATCAGAGCAGACTCAGGCCAGtgcctgccttcagggagcttagTCTTAGGGGAAGAGCCAGGACAGGTCCCCAGAGTGTGACAAAAGCCATCTGAGGACAGCCCTGGGGgttggagagagggaggagggggtgtGGTGGGGAAGCCGTGCTGCCTCTGGGTGAGGCTGTCTGTGCTGCCCTCACCTGGGCCCTGGGCCCACCCTTCCCTCTGCAGGGCCCTTTCGTGCACCTGTCTGTGATGATGGCTGCCTACCTGGGCCGTGTGCGCACCACGACCGTCGGGGAGCCTGAGGTTAGGGACTCGGGGCTTCCTTGGAggaatgggagtggggagggagggggctgaCGCTGAGCCCCGGACTCGGATCCCCCAGAACAAGAGCAAGCAAAACGAAATGTtggtggcggcggcggcagtGGGCGTGGCCACAGTCTTTGGAGCTCCCTTCAGCGGTGAGACCCCCTCATGcccctccccctgggtccctcaaGCTCCTCCCCTCACTCCCTGGGTTCCCTCGGCCCCGCTGAGAgcctggaggagggggtgggTCTCATTCTAGTTCTTACTTCGGCCCGGCCTTGGGTATAGCCATCCCGGGAGGcggcgggggagggggcgggtGGTGGGGGGCGTGGTTGGGTGATGCTGAGAGGCTTCAGGGTAACATTACATAGACTTGGGTTTGAAATCCACTGGccccttggcctctctgagcccagCTTCTTCctcagtaaaatggggatcaaACTGTTCTCACCCGATAGTGAGAGGGTGCAcatctgcattccaggctggaCGGATCTCTGGGCAGCGGGCTCCTCCCCACCCAGGGCccatgccctcccctcccctcctgtctGTCCCTGTCTGGGCTGTAGGAGAGCAGGACAGATGGGTCAGGGAGGAGGTGACATGGGGAGAGGGCCCTACAGCCacaggtgggtgggggtggggggcccaCCTGAGATCAGCGTCGCCCCCAGGCGTCCTGTTCAGCATCGAGGTCATGTCTTCCCACTTCTCTGTCTGGGATTACTGGAGGGGCTTCTTTGCGGCCACCTGCGGGGCCTTCATGTTCCGGCTCCTGGCGGTCTTCAATAGCGAGCAGGGTGAGCCCCCTGGGCTGCCTGACCCTGGCCCTACCTGGGTGCCGGGGTGAGGAGCCCTCCCTTCCCCCCCTGTGTATACCCCTtgctctcctcttccctctctctccctctttttcctcttccctgtTCCCACCTCTCTGGGAGGATGGAAGGGGCTGACCTGTGCTGAGCATGAAGGGCAGGAGCCCTGAGGGTAGAAGGGATGAggctgggcagggaggcaggagccTGGTTGTGGGGGCCTGGAATGCCAGGACACACATTCCGGGTCAGGACCTGGCACCTTGGCTGTTAGTCTGGGACTTGTGTTTGGGTGGGGTGGGAGCGCCATCTCGGCTCCCCACTGCTCTCCTTCCCCAGAGACCATCACCTCCCTCTACAAGACCAGTTTCCGGGTGGACGTTCCCTTCGACCTGCCAGAGATCTTCTTTTTTGTGGCACTGGGGTGAGTGGGTGCCTTGGGCCCCTGAGAGTCCAGTATGGCATTTCCCCAGGCCTGGACTGTGGCCCCTGGCACTGGGCTCAGGCTCTGGTCTTACCTCCCTCCATCCCCCAAGTGGCATCTGTGGCGTCCTGAGCTGTGCTTACCTCTTCTGTCAGCGAACCTTCCTCAGCTTCATCAAGACCAATCGGTTCAGCTCCAAACTGCTGGCCACCAGGTAGGCTCCGGGCCTAGGGGCTGGGGACATCTCAGCGAGCCCCTTGTGGGCTCCAAACCTTATGTAGAaagccccacccccatcctccaaCTGAGCCCCTAAATCCTTCCCTAGCCCATGGAGCACCTAACACCCCTCTCCAAGTCCCCACAGTCACTGTCCCCCCTTCCTTACTGGGCTACAAACCCCCCATTGAACTCCCATCCCTCCTTCAGTCTACACTCTCTCAACAAACCCCCATCCCCTCACTGAGCCTCAAACCCTTGCCCCTTCAAATCTTGTGTGGCCCCTGGCGTTGGCCTTAGCATTGGCCAGCCCTCCTGCCCCGAGATGCACATGGCCTGCCCCGGCGCGGCCcgctctctcctccctcccagcctgCCTCTGCCCCAATTCTCCTCTTAATCTCCTGTGTGATTCCTCTGCCCTCAGTCATACCCAGTAGTGAGGGGCTCACCTCACGGGCTCCACCCCCTGGAGGGGGCCATGTTCCCTGctcctgcccttcctcctccccagtccTTGCTCTGCTGCTGCCTGGGCCAGGCCCTGCTTCCTTCTCCTCGGGATGTGGGAAAGGGAGGGCCAGCCCTAGACCTTACCCACCCCCCACAGCAAGCCTGTGTACTCGGCCCTGGCCACGTTGGTTCTCGCCTCCATCACCTACCCGCCCGGTGTGGGCCGCTTCCTAGCTTCTCGGGTAAGGGGCCCTGAGTGGGGGTGGCAGGAGTGGGAACACCCATTTGTTTTCCCCTTTACTTGTGTCTCACGTAATCCCCTCGGCACCCCACAAGGGCAACACCTGGGCATCATTCTACAGATAAGGAGACCATAGCTCCGGGAGGTCAGAGCCCTGCCCAAGGCCCCCTGCTGGGACGTGGCAGAGGAGGATTCCAGGCAGGATCAGGCGGTGCGGGGGCGGCTGGGGTCTGCCACTCAGGGCCCCTCAAGTCCAGTTCCCACCTGCCCCACCACAGCTGTCCATGAAGCAGCATCTGGACTCGCTGTTTGACAACCATTCCTGGGTGCTGATGACTTGGAACTCCAGCCCACCCTGGCCCGAGGAGCTCGACCCCCAGCACCTGTGGTGGGAATGGTACCACCCGCGGTTCACCATCTTTGGGACCCTTGCCTTCTTCCTAGTTATGAAGGTGGGCCCCCTGGTCCCCAGATGAGCACAGAGCCAGGACCAGCTCTGGTGGGTCAGGGGGTGCCTCCCTGCACCTGGTGGCATGGAGCCCAGGCCTTCCACCCACACTTCCTGATGTGTTCCCTGCCCACTGCATGGTCCTGGGCAAGTGACTtcagctctctgggcctcactcttcccatctttaaaatggggtggttactgggaaggctgaggaggaACAAAGGAATGTACctggcacagtgccaggcacacagtgggCATTTCTCAGGGTGAGGACCCTCCCCTAATGCCAGACTCTGGCAGTGGGCGCATGGCCGGGCACCCTCTTTCTCTCTAGGACACTCCCCTGTCCCCTGTCCTGTCTTCTCTTGTCCATGCTTTGCTCAGGGGCCTCTAACCTCTGCCCCGGGCTCCCCActcccacagttctggatgctgatTCTGGCCACCACCATCCCCATCCCTGCCGGGTACTTCATGCCCATCTTCATCCTTGGTGAGTCTGGGGTCCTGAGGTTCTGAGAGTTTTGGGGTTCTTGGGGGCAGGGCCATGCATCCTGGTTCACCTTCTTCTCGGGTGGTACTGAGGATGGTCCTCAGGGATGGAGGGCTGTGGGGCTGGGTCAGCCTGGCTTCCCCTCACCCTAAGTCTGGCCAGGAGCTGCCATCGGGCGCCTCTTGGGAGAGGCTCTTGCTGTCGCCTTCCCTGAGGGCATCGTGGCTGGAGGGGTTACCAATCCCATCATGCCCGGGGGCTATGCCCTGGCAGGTGAGTGGGTCAGGGCCCTGCTGGGTGGGCGATGTCGTAGGGCTGGGCTGGACCTGGAGAATTGGCCGGTGGCTCTACAGGGCACTGAGTCCTCCAATGAACCCCCCACCCATCATGGGGGTCTGTCCCACCTGAGCCCCACCATTCCCGGGGGCCCATCACTCCCTCATGGCTCCCGTCCTGTCCCCAGCCCCATGGCCTCCCTTATCCCTCTCTTCTCACAAGCCCAGGCCTTGTGGCGCTTCCCACAGTGCCCAGGCTATGGCCTCTTACAATTCCCACCTTAGGCCCTGGCTGCAGCCAGGCTAGTTATGCCCTCACATGAGGCTggcccctggcccctggcccctggCTCCTGGCCTGAGCCGAACTGTgtggctctgcccctgcaggGGCTGCGGCCTTCTCAGGGGCTGTGACCCACACCATCTCCACGGCGCTGCTGGCCTTTGAGCTGACCGGCCAGATAGTGCATGCACTGCCTGTGCTGATGGCGGTGCTGGCAGCCAATGCCATTGCACAGAGCTGCCAGCCCTCCTTCTACGATGGCACCATCATTGTCAAGAAGCTGCCATACCTGCCACGGATTCTGGGCCGCAACATCGGGTGAGTGGCGCACACCTCAGGCTGGCTGAAGGGGGTCACAGTGTTTGGGcttggctgggggtggagggcacCTCCAAAAAGAAATGCCACCGCAGCTGACCTTGGACAtgggggctgggaggggctgACACACAGCCGTACTCTGGTCTCCATTCTCCCCAGTGccctgggtgaccttgggcaagtagtTGGCCTTGAGGCCTCAGTGTCTGTCTAGGGGCCAGCAGGGCTCCACAGCAGGAGGATGAGTATTGCCCCGTGTACAGGTTGAGGAAACCGGGGCTCAGAGAGGTGCCGTGTCTTGCTCCAGGTGACATGGAGAGTCAGCACCAGATTCGAGAggtctcctcccctccccccacttcTGCTGTCCTTGCTGGGACTTTGGGAGTAGGAGGTGGAATGAGAATGGAAATGGGCTTTGAGGTCTTCACTCAACCAGATAGGACCAGAGCAGCTTCTGGCCCCAGAGAAGCAGACCAAAGAGGCTCTGAGAGTCCCTGAGCTGGAGGCCCCGCTCTAAACACAAGCAAGCTGCTGCCTTGCTCTGAACCTGTTTGCCCATCTGGAAAACGGGGCTGTTTataccagtggttttcaaacttccAAGTTTTTCCTCGGGGGTGACATACCCTTTTATAATCAAATGGAGCTATGCAGGGAAGGCTGCTGGGTCTGTGCTCCAATCTCGTTACCCGTTAATGTGATGGCCAGTCACTGAGCACCTGGCAGATACTGGTTTTCCGTCATCTCACACTCAGCTCTGTCCAAGCTGGGACAAGACCCAAGTGGAGCTGGTCTGGGGCACATGGGGGTCCAGGGGGCTGGAGATTTGGAACGGGGCCATCAGTAATGTGGTCCCCAGGTTTCCTCCCACCGTGGGTTCTAGGAATCCCTCATTCCACGAACCTCTCTGGCCCTGCCCACACTCCAGAGCCGTGGGTCCCCAGTTCTAGCAAAGCTACCCCCAGATCCTCTTGCCGGCCTGGGTCTCACATCCCCGACTCTGGGACCTGATGGGAGCCCCTCTGCCTGCAGCTCCCACCGCGTGAGGGTGGAGCACTTCATGAACCGCAGCATCACCACACTGGCCAAGGACATGCCACTGGAGGAGGTGGTCAAGGTCGTGACCTCTACAGACGTGGCTGAGTATCCCCTGGTGGAGAGCACAGGTGCCAGCCGGAAGGGAGGAGGAAGTCGGGGGTGCGGGATGCCCTCTGCCTCCTTCGTGGACCTGTCAGGCAGACAGGATCTGCATCCAGGCTCTGTAACTTAGCAACCAaccgtgtgaccttgggcaagtcacttcacgtGAGCCtgagtttcttcatcagtaaaatggaaatcATGGCCACCCTCCCTTGGGATGGTTGACGTGTCTAAAGAGAGTCAGCCGAGTGCTTGTAAGGCATCCCCTGGGCAGCTGCTGGGGTAGGAGCATGGCGACACCTCCAGGGTCTTCTGGAAGCTTGGCCTCAGGCCTGTTTCTTCATAATGTGCCTTCCTACCTCTCCCTCTCCACTTGCCAGAGTCCCAGATCCTGGTGGGCGTCGTGCAGAGGGCCCAGCTGGTGCAGGCCCTCCAGGCTGAGccaacttcctgggctccaggacACCAGGTAGGTACTCCTGAGGGGCGTGGGGATGGGACAGGGATCGGTCAGcaaggatgggaggggagggaccCGCTGATCTCCTGAGGGAGAGGTGGTCTGAGAGAGGCATCCTGGGGAGGCCGGCCCTGCACCCATAACCCTAGCCCAGAGGGAGTTTCCCGTGGTCACGTGGACACTGCAGGCTAGGGCCCCTGGGCTCCTCCTCATGCTCCACTTCTTGGCAGGGAGATGATAGAGAGAGAGGGTCTCCCACCAGGTCTATGATGCTTGTCCTCGTGAATAAGTGGGACGCTGTGTCACTCAAGCCCTAGTCTCCTACTTGGCTGAGCCACAGCTTATAAAGCCAGGACCCAAGTGTGGCTTCTTGGGGAGTCCACCGAGCCTTGGGCATCTTCCATGAGTCTTCTACGCCTGGGTGGCCCAAGTTGCCTGGTTGTGTATGTGTTGGGGTTCAGGGTCCCCCCGACTCCCTCTGGACTCTGTCCAGGGGCCCAAGGTCACATCTTCCCCAGCAGAGACCAGGCCAAGAAAGCCAGCAGTGTCTCCAGGACATCTTGGCTGGGGGCTGCCCCACGGAACCAGTGACCCTGACGCTATTCTCAGAGACCACCATGCACCAGGTAACAAATATTGGGGAGTGTGACGCACGAGGCCCCTGGGGCAGGGCAAGAGCTGATGAGGAGCTCAGGCTCCAGCCTCCCCTCCCAacctgccctgcccacctcatGCTGCTTCCTGCCCCTCCTGGGCCTGTGTCTTCATCAGCTGTCCGGGCAGGGCAGCCCCTGCCCTGTCACCCCTCACTGCCAGGGTTGCAGGGATGATGCAGAGAGACAAGGGAAGTGGGGGGCTTGGCAAATGGAAGTCTCTGGGTGGAGAAAGACAGTGGAGTTGAACCAGGGCACACGTGCATTTCAATTTCAGGTCCACCACATTCtccctgtgtgatcttggacaaattatgtagccagttgagacagagcctggcacaggggCGGGGAAGGGGCAGAGGCCCACAGGGAACCTGGAGATGGCCCTGCCCCCTCTGTGCTGCTGGAGGGTGCTGGATATTGGGTCCTGTCCACCTGCGGCCTCACCCAGACCCTTGCATGGACTCTGGCATCTCCCAGTGGCCACACTGGACATTGCAGGCCTGGATCTCTTGCCTCCCACACACATCAGGCCCGGCCCCTCTTCCTGGCTCAGAGGCGTGGCAGAGTGGGCCAGAAGGTGGGCTGGGTGCCTTCTACCCTCCAGTGTTTCCTAACAATCCCTCATCCAGGCACACAACCTCTTTAAGCTGTTGAACCTTCAGTCCCTCTTCGTGACATCGCGGGGCAGAGCTGTGGGCTGCGTGTCCTGGGTGGAGGTACCAGGGTCCCAGGGGCAGAGCAAAGAAGGGGACCCATGCCTGAgaaggctggggaggtgggggggaCACCGGCATGCTCCCATCCAAACCTGGGGGGATTCAGAGGATACTGATGAGTCCCTCTTCCTGGCCCAGATtggccactgggcctggctcccCTACCTTGTTTCCTGGCCAGTGGCCAGCCTGCCCCTCTCTGCCTCAGTGATCCCATCTGTGCAATGGGGTGGCACGGGCTCTGCTATTCACCCAGAAACCACCCTTAGAGGACTAAAAATGCTGGTGCTGCCCTCTCAACCTCCTCTACCTCCCCACTCCAGCCCCCTCCCCCTTTCTCTGTTCTAGATGAAGAAAGCAATTTCCAACCTGACAAACCCACCAGCCCCAAAGTGAGCCAGTCCAGCAAGATGAAACAGGGCACCCCAGCTGCCTGGTACTGAGGTTGGGCTGAGACCCTGCCTCTCTTCCCCCATCACCCCTTACCCCCACTCCAACCCAGCTCCATTCCTTGGCATAACAGACAACTCTAACCTAGCCGGGAAGAAGATGGCTCATCCTGGGTGTGACGATGGCCCCTGCCTTGAAAGACAAATCCCACCTTGGACAGAGCTGAGTGTGAGATGACGGAAAACCAGTGTCTGCCAGGTGCTCAGTGACTGGCCATCACATTAGTGAATAACGAGATTGGAGTACGCTGTCACCAAGGGCAGGCACAGATGCCCTCTGGGGTTGTCTGATTCCCAATGAGAAGCtcctgagaaaaataaagctggttCCCAGAGCCGCTGTCCATCCCTCATCTCAGCTGCAAGGTTGCTGGCCTGGGACTGGAGCTCCTCACCTGTGCTGGCCCAGAGTGAGTTTCCCGTGGTCACGTGGACACTGCAGGCTCGGGCCCCTGGGCTCCTCCTCATGCTCCACTTCTTGGCAGGGAGATGGTAGGGAGAGAGGGTCTCCCACCAGGTCTGTGATGCTTGTCCTCATGAATAAGTGGGACGCTGTGTCACTCAAGCCCTAGTCTCCTGCTTGGCTGAGCCACAGCTCATAAAGCCAGGACTCAATTGTGGTTCCTTGGGGAGTCCACCGAGCCTTGGGCATCCTCCATGAGTCTTCTACGCCTGGGTGGCCCAGGTTGCCTGGTTGTGTATGTGTTGGCATTAAGGGTCCTCCCTGACTCCCTCTGGACTCTCCCCAGGGGCCCAAGGTCACATCTTCCCCAGCAGAGACCAGGCCAAGATCACCAGGGTGAACCCACCCCTTTAAATGTCCTCAGAGAACATTGAGTGAGATGGGAGGGAGCTGCAAGGAGCGAGAGTGGGCTCCCGGGGGTGAGGAGCAGGGGACACCGAGGAAGCAGGTTCAGAGAGGGagggacagacagacaaacaCTCCAGAGAGACAGATGTCCTGGTGAGGACAGCCGGGGAGCAGGTGCCTAGCTACCAGAAGTGGCCACCTCACCTTTGCTCGGgggcagacacacagagagagtggggagggactGAGCCCCAGGTACAGGCAGAGTTCCCAGACTCCCCTCTAAGTGGGTCTCAGTTCTCTCCATGGCTGTCCTCCTGGGGGCCTGGCTGTTGCTCCTCTGGGCCAGGCTGCCCTGGTGTCTCTGAGAGTCCTTGAGTTCCCTGAGGGCAGACACCCTGCAGGGGAAGGTGCCCACCTGAGTGAAGTAATGAAGGGGGAGGGGTTATAGCTGTCACTGCTGGGGCAGGTCCgccgaggcacagagaggccaTGATGAGCGCTGGCCCCATCCCTGCCACACCTGCCCTGTGCCTACCTGAGGGGTCAAGAGATGCCCTGCCCTGGACCCCGGGATCCAGATATGCCTGGACTGCCCACCAGGCGAGGTCATGGTGTGAGCAGGTGCCTGACCAGCACAGCCCCCGCCTCAGTGATAGAACACCTCGTCGTCCTCCTCCCAGACGGAACCGCTGTCCACAGAGGGGAGGGAGCCCGGTAGGTGCGTCCCACCCTCGGGTCCTTGGTGCCCGGGCCGCCACCGCCGATGCTGCAGCTCTGGGCTGGGGGGCTGCGGGATGCCAGCGGTGCTGGGGGGCTCCTCCAGTGAGGGACAGCTCTCAGGGGAGAGGCTGGACGAGGAGAAGGCCTGAAGGCTGTCATCCTGTGAGGGGCCACTGGGAAGGCTGTCCTGAAGGTAGATGCTCTCCAGATCTGGAAAAGCAACAGGGTGACGGGGGAATGGAGTCCCGAATCCGGCTCTTCGCCCTCTCTGGGGGTGTGAGAAAGGGCAAGGGGCAGAAGACCTGCCTCTAAATCCAGCTTCTGGCTAGCattgtgaccttggtcaagtcaccAAAACCCTCTGAGCTCCAGGTTCCTCCTCGAGGCAGTCAACGGAGGAGTCAAGAGTGGGCTTGGTGCCAGCCTGTGCTCCCTGAGAACTGGCACAACCAGTGCTCCCCTGGGCCTCTGTCCCCTCCCCGTCCCTCTCCATCTGTCAGGGAGGATTAAGCGCAGGCTTCCCCCAGGGCCAAGGCTCCTTGAAGCCCTCTATAGTAACCTGGGCTTCTAGAAAGGCGGTTGCTTGTGTCTGGTGCTAAGTTTCAGATCCGGCTCTGACGCTTCTAACTGTGTCATTTGGAGTAAGTTTCTGAACCTCTGagtgcctctgtttccttatttgtaaaat contains:
- the LOC112617215 gene encoding chloride channel protein ClC-Ka isoform X1 — encoded protein: MEELVGLHEGSSGDPVTLQELWGPCPRIRRGVRGGLEWLKQKLFRLGEDWYFLMTLGVLMALVSYAMNFAIGRVVRAHQWLYREIGDSHLLRYLSWTVYPVALISFSSGFSQSITPSSGGSGIPELKTMLAGVILEDYLDIKNFGAKVVGLSCTLATGSTLFLGKVGPFVHLSVMMAAYLGRVRTTTVGEPENKSKQNEMLVAAAAVGVATVFGAPFSGVLFSIEVMSSHFSVWDYWRGFFAATCGAFMFRLLAVFNSEQETITSLYKTSFRVDVPFDLPEIFFFVALGGICGVLSCAYLFCQRTFLSFIKTNRFSSKLLATSKPVYSALATLVLASITYPPGVGRFLASRLSMKQHLDSLFDNHSWVLMTWNSSPPWPEELDPQHLWWEWYHPRFTIFGTLAFFLVMKFWMLILATTIPIPAGYFMPIFILGAAIGRLLGEALAVAFPEGIVAGGVTNPIMPGGYALAGAAAFSGAVTHTISTALLAFELTGQIVHALPVLMAVLAANAIAQSCQPSFYDGTIIVKKLPYLPRILGRNIGSHRVRVEHFMNRSITTLAKDMPLEEVVKVVTSTDVAEYPLVESTESQILVGVVQRAQLVQALQAEPTSWAPGHQQCLQDILAGGCPTEPVTLTLFSETTMHQAHNLFKLLNLQSLFVTSRGRAVGCVSWVEMKKAISNLTNPPAPK
- the LOC112617215 gene encoding chloride channel protein ClC-Ka isoform X3 gives rise to the protein MEELVGLHEGSSGDPVTLQELWGPCPRIRRGVRGGLEWLKQKLFRLGEDWYFLMTLGVLMALVSYAMNFAIGRVVRGSGIPELKTMLAGVILEDYLDIKNFGAKVVGLSCTLATGSTLFLGKVGPFVHLSVMMAAYLGRVRTTTVGEPENKSKQNEMLVAAAAVGVATVFGAPFSGVLFSIEVMSSHFSVWDYWRGFFAATCGAFMFRLLAVFNSEQETITSLYKTSFRVDVPFDLPEIFFFVALGGICGVLSCAYLFCQRTFLSFIKTNRFSSKLLATSKPVYSALATLVLASITYPPGVGRFLASRLSMKQHLDSLFDNHSWVLMTWNSSPPWPEELDPQHLWWEWYHPRFTIFGTLAFFLVMKFWMLILATTIPIPAGYFMPIFILGAAIGRLLGEALAVAFPEGIVAGGVTNPIMPGGYALAGAAAFSGAVTHTISTALLAFELTGQIVHALPVLMAVLAANAIAQSCQPSFYDGTIIVKKLPYLPRILGRNIGSHRVRVEHFMNRSITTLAKDMPLEEVVKVVTSTDVAEYPLVESTESQILVGVVQRAQLVQALQAEPTSWAPGHQQCLQDILAGGCPTEPVTLTLFSETTMHQAHNLFKLLNLQSLFVTSRGRAVGCVSWVEMKKAISNLTNPPAPK
- the LOC112617213 gene encoding protein FAM131C-like, with amino-acid sequence PDLAVLPGVAEQFAITEATLSAWSSLDDEELHPENSPQGIVQLQDLESIYLQDSLPSGPSQDDSLQAFSSSSLSPESCPSLEEPPSTAGIPQPPSPELQHRRWRPGHQGPEGGTHLPGSLPSVDSGSVWEEDDEVFYH
- the LOC112617215 gene encoding chloride channel protein ClC-Ka isoform X2, which translates into the protein MEELVGLHEGSSGDPVTLQELWGPCPRIRRGVRGGLEWLKQKLFRLGEDWYFLMTLGVLMALVSYAMNFAIGRVVRAHQWLYREIGDSHLLRYLSWTVYPVALISFSSGFSQSITPSSGGSGIPELKTMLAGVILEDYLDIKNFGAKVVGLSCTLATGSTLFLGKVGPFVHLSVMMAAYLGRVRTTTVGEPENKSKQNEMLVAAAAVGVATVFGAPFSGVLFSIEVMSSHFSVWDYWRGFFAATCGAFMFRLLAVFNSEQETITSLYKTSFRVDVPFDLPEIFFFVALGGICGVLSCAYLFCQRTFLSFIKTNRFSSKLLATSKPVYSALATLVLASITYPPGVGRFLASRLSMKQHLDSLFDNHSWVLMTWNSSPPWPEELDPQHLWWEWYHPRFTIFGTLAFFLVMKFWMLILATTIPIPAGYFMPIFILGAAIGRLLGEALAVAFPEGIVAGGVTNPIMPGGYALAGAAAFSGAVTHTISTALLAFELTGQIVHALPVLMAVLAANAIAQSCQPSFYDGTIIVKKLPYLPRILGRNIGSHRVRVEHFMNRSITTLAKDMPLEEVVKVVTSTDVAEYPLVESTESQILVGVVQRAQLVQALQAEPTSWAPGHQCLQDILAGGCPTEPVTLTLFSETTMHQAHNLFKLLNLQSLFVTSRGRAVGCVSWVEMKKAISNLTNPPAPK